One Phoenix dactylifera cultivar Barhee BC4 chromosome 8, palm_55x_up_171113_PBpolish2nd_filt_p, whole genome shotgun sequence genomic window carries:
- the LOC103723276 gene encoding protein SAR DEFICIENT 1-like, translating into MAAKRLLDDSDHDKDQSEDKRMRRLPSFSTVIREAMMAKSLQNLFMALEPLLRKVVQEEVERGLMHAYGTRLLHRPSQMHIEAAEPPSMKLIFKREPSLPVFTGSKIEDEDNNPLQVLLVDNHNSLSSIPSPLKVEVVVLDGDFPSDDHEDWTSTEFQKGIVRERTGKRPLITGEVNLTLRDGTASISELTFTDNSSWIRSRHFRIGARVVPGSYDGPRIKEAMTGAFTVKDHRGELYRKHYPPSLHDEVWRLEKIGKDGAFHKKLSAKNIRTVQDFLKLLVIDSDQLRKILGVNMSDRTWEGTIGHARTCDVGKKIYLYRGPNCSLLLNSICEVTGIMTDDGMTFALNDLNRSQKAGVQQLVREAYQNWDGLAELDGMPNASVPLLQGYQGGMESLPWCPLSQESVEFEYEMGGFGEAGAPPNNLQVVFTSPAQNPTCLTPPIPWSRV; encoded by the exons atggcagCTAAAAGGCTTCTTGATGACTCCGATCATGACAAGGATCAGTCGGAGGACAAACGGATGCGGCGCCTGCCTTCTTTCTCGAC GGTGATCAGAGAGGCTATGATGGCGAAGTCATTGCAAAACTTGTTTATGGCCTTGGAACCACTGCTTCGCAAAGTG GTGCAAGAGGAGGTGGAACGCGGACTAATGCATGCATACGGCACGCGTCTACTTCACAG GCCTTCCCAAATGCACATTGAGGCAGCTGAGCCACCAAGCATGAAACTAATATTCAAAAGAGAACCATCACTCCCGGTCTTCACCGGAAGCAAGATCGAGGACGAGGATAATAACCCTCTCCAGGTGCTCCTCGTAGATAACCATAACAGTCTGTCCTCAATACCATCACCTCTCAAAGTAGAAGTAGTGGTCCTTGATGGCGATTTTCCTTCTGATGATCACGAAGACTGGACAAGCACCGAGTTTCAGAAGGGCATAGTAAGAGAGAGGACAGGAAAGAGGCCATTGATTACAGGAGAAGTCAACCTCACACTAAGAGATGGAACTGCTTCCATCTCGGAGCTCACATTTACTGATAATTCGAGCTGGATAAGAAGCAGGCACTTCAGGATTGGTGCAAGAGTTGTGCCAGGGAGCTATGATGGACCAAGAATCAAAGAAGCCATGACTGGAGCTTTCACGGTGAAAGATCACCGAGGAGAAT TATACAGGAAGCATTATCCACCATCTCTCCACGACGAGGTATGGCGACTAGAGAAGATAGGAAAGGATGGGGCATTCCACAAGAAGCTATCAGCCAAGAATATTCGCACGGTCCAGGACTTCTTGAAGCTCTTGGTCATCGATTCTGATCAACTCCGCAAG ATATTGGGGGTTAATATGTCAGACCGGACGTGGGAAGGAACGATTGGTCATGCAAGAACCTGCGACGTGGGTAAAAAGATTTACCTGTACCGTGGGCCCAATTGTTCCCTTCTCCTGAACTCCATATGTGAAGTTACAGGAATTATGACCGATGATGGCATGACGTTCGCGCTGAATGATCTCAACAGATCTCAGAAA GCCGGTGTACAGCAGCTGGTCCGAGAGGCATATCAAAACTGGGATGGGCTCGCAGAGCTTGATGGGATGCCCAATGCCAGCGTTCCACTGCTTCAAG GGTATCAAGGTGGGATGGAATCATTGCCTTGGTGTCCCCTGAGCCAAGAAAGCGTCGAATTCGAGTATGAAATGGGGGGTTTTGGTGAGGCTGGAGCTCCTCCAAACAATCTGCAAGTTGTATTCACTAGTCCTGCCCAAAATCCAACATGCTTGACGCCTCCGATTCCGTGGAGTCGTGTGTAA
- the LOC103723277 gene encoding alpha/beta hydrolase domain-containing protein 17B-like, with amino-acid sequence MGGVTSSIAARLAFFPPNPPSYTVTADEPGGRLAIPELASARRSGVDIFRLRTKRGNEIIAVHVSNPRATATLLYSHGNAADVGQMFDLFVELSARLRVNLMGYDYSGYGQSTGKPTEYNTYADIEAAYDCLREQYGVADEDLILYGQSVGSGPTLDLASRLPDLRAVVLHSPILSGLRVLYPVKRTFWFDIYKNIDKIGHVNCPVLVIHGTSDEVVDCSHGKQLWELSKEKYEPLWLKGGGHCNLELFPEYIRHLKKFVSTVAKNNATKNSSAGTKPNNDDQSKQIEIGTSEDIHNAHDCSELSRKSLDSQIGKSKNIDQPEKSRMSVDRKKGKGLLW; translated from the exons ATGGGCGGAGTCACGTCGTCGATCGCCGCCAGGCTCGCCTTCTTTCCCCCCAACCCCCCATCCTACACCGTGACCGCCGATGAGCCCGGCGGCCGCCTCGCCATCCCCGAGCTCGCTTCCGCCCGTCGCAGCGGCGTCGACATCTTCCGCCTCCGAACAAAGCGCGGGAACGAGATCATCGCCGTCCACGTCAGTAACCCCCGGGCGACCGCCACCCTGCTGTACTCCCACGGCAACGCCGCCGACGTCGGCCAGATGTTCGATCTCTTCGTCGAGCTCAGCGCCCGCCTCCGCGTCAATCTCATGGG GTATGATTACTCTGGTTATGGGCAATCTACAGGGAAG CCCACCGAGTATAATACGTATGCGGACATAGAGGCAGCATATGATTGCCTCAGGGAACAATATGGAGTAGCAGATGAGGATCTAATTCTCTATGGTCAGTCTGTCGGTAGTGGTCCTACCCTTGATCTGGCGTCCCGTCTTCCAGACCTGAGAGCTGTGGTTCTACATAGTCCTATCCTTTCTGGACTAAGGGTGCTCTATCCAGTGAAAAGAACATTTTGGTTTGACATTTACAAG AATATTGACAAAATTGGTCATGTGAATTGCCCAGTCTTAGTCATTCAT gGCACATCGGACGAAGTTGTTGACTGCTCCCACGGAAAGCAACTCTGGGAGCTTAGCAAAGAGAAGTATGAACCACTTTGGCTAAAAGGTGGTGGTCAttgcaatttggagcttttcccTGAGTACATAAGACATCTGAAAAAATTTGTATCAACAGTTGCAAAGAATAATGCTACAAAGAACAGTTCAGCAGGCACAAAACCAAACAATGATGATCAGAGCAAGCAGATCGAAATTGGAACATCAGAAGATATACACAATGCCCATGATTGTTCTGAGCTCTCGAGGAAGAGTTTGGATAGTCAGATCGGAAAATCGAAGAACATAGATCAGCCAGAGAAATCACGCATGAGTGTTGACAGGAAGAAAGGGAAGGGCTTGTTATGGTGA